The segment TGGCTCAGCGATGGCATTTAATATAGATATGAATGTAATGCTTGCGGCAGTGATTGTTGTGTCAATCAACACTGGGGCATACATGGCGGAAATTGTTCGCGGTGGAATTGTATCAGTAGAAAAAGGGCAGTTTGAGGCTGCACAGGCAATTGGTATGAATCACTTCCAAACAATGATGAATGTTGTTTTGCCTCAAGTTATCCGCAATATTATGCCGGCTACAGGCAACCAGTTTGTTATTAATATTAAAGATACCTCTGTATTAAACGTTATTTCTGTTTCTGAGCTTTATTTCATGACGAAATCAGTAGCGGGCAATAACTTCAGATATTTTGAGTCATTCTTTGTAGCTTGTGTCATCTATTTTGTTATGACATTTATCGTCACAAGAATATTGCTGTATATTGAAAGAAGATTAGAAGGACCAGACAATTACAAAATGCTT is part of the Niallia taxi genome and harbors:
- a CDS encoding amino acid ABC transporter permease; its protein translation is MSFEWIVKIITENWPMFLRGAGMTLTIALIGTIIGAAIGLIAGIIRTIPAPERGFKKIILKVINIILSIYIEFFRGTPMIVQAMVIYYGSAMAFNIDMNVMLAAVIVVSINTGAYMAEIVRGGIVSVEKGQFEAAQAIGMNHFQTMMNVVLPQVIRNIMPATGNQFVINIKDTSVLNVISVSELYFMTKSVAGNNFRYFESFFVACVIYFVMTFIVTRILLYIERRLEGPDNYKMLGEELDAQPGMKQ